Below is a window of Streptomyces spongiicola DNA.
CGCGCGGACGAGGCGGTGTGGCAGGCGACGTACGCGCGACTGCCGGCGGCGACGCACCCGCACATCGCTCCGGCGGCGCGGTATCTCGTCGCCGAGATGAACGTGAGCGCGTACCCGGCGGCGCTGGACATGCTGATCGCGAGCGCCGCCTCGGAGCTGGCGCGGCCCGGGTGAGCGGGAGCCGGCGCCGGAGCGGGGCGGCCCCGGCGGTGCGGCCGACCCGCGGCGCGGTGGCCGTTCGGGCGGTGGCCGCGGCCCAGGGGCGGTGTGGGCAGGGGCGGTGTGGGCAGGAGCGGCGTGGGCAGGAGCGGCGTGGGCAGGAGCGGCGTGGGCAGGACGCCCGGGTGCGGCGCGCTGTGAGCCGATCGGGCGAAGGCGGGCCGCCCGCAGTCCGGTGACCGCCGCGTCGGGTGACGGGCGCGCCGGGTGACCGCCACGTCGGGTGACGGCCACGTTCGGTGACGGGCGGCCGCGGGCCGGCCGGATCAGAGCCCCGGGACCTCCGCCAGGCGCACCGGGCGGCGCTCCCGCCGGGACAGCTCGCACGCCTCGGCGACGCGCAGTGCCTCCAGGGCCTCCCGGCCGTCGCAGGGGTTGTCCAGTTCGCCCATCGCGACGCGGACGAAGGCGTCCAGCTCGGCCTCGTAGGCGGGGGCGAAGCGCTCCAGGAAGCCCGGCCACGGCTTGTCGGCGGGAGGCGGGCCCTGCGGTTCGGTGGAGGTGATGGGCGTACGGTCGTCCAGGCCGACGGCGACCGTGTCGGCCTCGCCGCACAGCTCCATGCGGACGTCGTAGCCCGCGCCGTTGCAGCGGGTGGCCGTGGCGGTCGCCAGCGTGCCGTCGTCGAGGGTCAGCACGGCCGCCGCCGTGTCGACGTCGCCCGCCTCGCGGAACATGGCGTGCCCGGCGTCGGAGCCGGTGGCGTACACCTCCACCACCTCCCGTCCGGTGATCCAGCGCACGATGTCGAAGTCGTGCACCAGGCAGTCGCGGTAGAGCCCGCCGGACAGCGGGAGGTACGCGGCGGGCGGTGGGACCGGGTCCGCGGTGACGGCCCGTACGGTGTGCAGTCTGCCGAGGCGGCCCGAGCGCACCAGTTCGCGGGCCCTGCCGTACCCGGCGTCGAAACGCCGCATGAAGCCGAGCTGGAGTTCGGTCCCCGCGCGGTCGACCTCGCGCAGTGCCTCCAGGGTTCCCGGCAGGTCCGGCGCTATCGGCTTCTCGCAGAAGGCGGGGAGCCCGGTGCGTGCGGCCCGGCCGATCAGTTCGGCGTGGGCGGCGGTGGCCGAGGAGATGACGACGGCGTCCACGCCCCAGGTGAACACCTCGTCGACGGAAGGGGCGGCGGTGGCGTCGATCCGGGCCGCGACCTCGCGGGCCCGCCGGGCGTCCGTGTCCGCGACCACCAGGGCGCCGACGTCGCGATGGCGGCTGAGGACGCCCGCGTGGAAGGCTCCGATACGTCCGGTGCCGATGAGTCCGATGCGCATGGCCCAAAGGTGGAGGTCGGCGAAGCGCCCTGTCAAGCATTTGTCCTGACAATCGAACGACACAACTTCCCGTCAACAGGCCCTGCGACTACCCTCGCAGCGTGCCCAAGCAGCCCAGAGACACGACGGACGCCACCGTGCCGCTCCGGCTCAGCGTGGACCGCGCCAGCCCGGTCCCGCTGTACTTCCAGCTGTCCCAGCAGCTGGAGGCGGCCATCGAGCAGGGCACGCTCACGCCCGGCAGCCTCCTCGGCAACGAGATCGAACTGGCGGGCCGGCTCGGGCTGTCCCGGCCCACCGTCCGCCAGGCCATCCAGTCCCTCGTCGACAAGGGGCTGCTGGTGCGCCGCCGGGGGGTGGGTACCCAGGTCGTGCACAGCCGGGTGAGACGCCCGCTGGAACTGAGCAGTCTCTACGACGACCTGGAGGCGGCGGGGCGGCGGCCCGCCACCCGCGTCCTGCGCAATCTCGTCGAACCGGCGACCGCCGAGGTCGCGACCGCCCTCGGGGTGCCGGAGGGCAGCGACGTCCACCTGGTGGAGCGGCTGCGCTCGGCGCACGGCGAGCCCATGGCGCATCTGTGCAACCGCCTGCCGGCCGGGCTGCTGCCGCTGGAGACCGGGCAGCTGGAGTCCACCGGGCTCTACCGGCTGATGCGCGGCGCGGGCATCACCCTGCACAGCGCCCGGCAGTCGGTCGGGGCGCGGGCGGCCACCGGTGACGAGGCGCGGCTGCTCGGCGAGGAGGCGGGCACCCCGCTGCTGACGATGGAGCGGACCACCTTCGACGACACCGGGCGCGCCGTCGAGTTCGGCTCGCACGTCTACCGGGCGTCGCGGTACGCCTTCGAGTTCCAGCTCCTGGTGCGTCCGTAGGGGGCGCCCTCGAGGGTCCGCGAAGGCCGGGCCGGGTGTGCTGCGGGGTCCGCTCCCACCGCACGACCCGGCGTAAGGATGTTCGGACAAAGTGTCGACGGGTTGGCGCCGTCCCCGTAGAAACCCACCCGGCCGCAACCGCGCGGCCGCGAGAGAAGGCGGACCCACCATGCGCAGACCCCGCACGGCAGCCCGACGGCACTCGACGGCCCCGGCCACCACCCACCCGCCGGCCGCCCCCGCGTCCGGCCTCGGGGATACTTGCCCGGGAGTACGGCAGGCACGGCAAGAGGGGCACGACAGCGTGGCAAGGGTTCGGACCGGGGTACGTGCGATCGGCGCGGTGCTGGCGGTGGTGCTCGGGGCGTCCCTCGCGGGGTGCAGCGCCACCGGCGGCAAGCGCGCGGAGGACGCCCGCAGGGCCGCCGAGGCGCAGGGGCGGGCCGCGGTCGACACACCGCGCTGGACGTTCGCC
It encodes the following:
- a CDS encoding Gfo/Idh/MocA family protein, whose protein sequence is MRIGLIGTGRIGAFHAGVLSRHRDVGALVVADTDARRAREVAARIDATAAPSVDEVFTWGVDAVVISSATAAHAELIGRAARTGLPAFCEKPIAPDLPGTLEALREVDRAGTELQLGFMRRFDAGYGRARELVRSGRLGRLHTVRAVTADPVPPPAAYLPLSGGLYRDCLVHDFDIVRWITGREVVEVYATGSDAGHAMFREAGDVDTAAAVLTLDDGTLATATATRCNGAGYDVRMELCGEADTVAVGLDDRTPITSTEPQGPPPADKPWPGFLERFAPAYEAELDAFVRVAMGELDNPCDGREALEALRVAEACELSRRERRPVRLAEVPGL
- a CDS encoding GntR family transcriptional regulator is translated as MDRASPVPLYFQLSQQLEAAIEQGTLTPGSLLGNEIELAGRLGLSRPTVRQAIQSLVDKGLLVRRRGVGTQVVHSRVRRPLELSSLYDDLEAAGRRPATRVLRNLVEPATAEVATALGVPEGSDVHLVERLRSAHGEPMAHLCNRLPAGLLPLETGQLESTGLYRLMRGAGITLHSARQSVGARAATGDEARLLGEEAGTPLLTMERTTFDDTGRAVEFGSHVYRASRYAFEFQLLVRP